The window CGCTGCCGCGAGGAGCGGTTCGACGTGGTCCTGGCCGACCTCGACATGCCGCAGATGGACGGGCTCGAGGCCGCCGAGGAGATCGCCAAGCTTGGCCAGCCCTGCATCCTGATCTCCGGGCACGCCGACCTGCACCAGATCGTGCTCGACCGCGAGCCGATCATCTCGGCGCTCTCCAAGCCGGTGCTGCTGCCGGAGCTGGAGCAGGCGATCCGCCGCGCGCTCGGTTAGGCGGTCAGCGGGGCGTGAAGCCCGCGGCGCGGACCAGCTCCGCCAGCCTGGCCGCGGTTACCGGGCCCTCGACCACCGCCCGACCGGGAGAGAGCGTGACGCTGGCTTGTTGGATGTCGCTGTCGGCGCGGAGCGTCCGCTCGAGCTTGGCCACGCAGCCGCCGCAGGTCATGCCGTCGACGCCGATCGATTGGCCCGAGTCGGACGCCGGCAGCGGCTGCTTGGCGCGGCGCCACGCCGCGAGTTCCTCGGCGGCGAATTTTCCGACCAACGCCAGCAGCACCACGGCGCTCGCTGCCGACCACCAGTTTTGGTGCTGGTGGTGGAGCATCTCGGTGACCGCTGCGGCCGGGATAACCGCCTCGAACAGCAGCCCGGCCGCCACGCTGCCGGCGATGATCACGCCGAGGTACACCGCCAACGCCCGGCCGCCGAGCGCCTTGCGGACCGCTCCAATGGTCGCCAAGTTGGTAGCCGGGCCCGCCATCAGGAACACCAACGCCGCGCCGGTCGGCAGCCCGCCCGCCACTAGCGAGGCGGCAATCGGCACGGAGGCCGTCGCGCAAACGTACAGCGGCACCGAGATCACGAGGGTCAGCAGCATGGCGGCCAGGTCTCCCCACACGGCGCCGCCGCCGGCCGACAGCCCCGACAATGCGTTGGGGGGCAGCAGCACGCCGATCAACGCCGACGCAACCACGCCCAGCACCAGCCACCGCCAGAGCGACTTGAGCAGCATCTGGGCGTACGACAGCACCTCGCCCAAGCTCCGTGGCGCCGGCGGTTCGTCTTGTGCAATCGGCAATGCAAAGCCAGACGGTGTGTCGTCGACCGCGTCGGCCAGCCAGCCACCGACAACGCCGGTCACCGCGGCCGCTGCCAGTTTGAAGACCGCGAACGGCCATCCGAGCATCGTCGCGCTCACCAGCACCGAGTCGACGCCGGTCTGCGGCGTGCTGATCAAGAAGCCGACCGCCGCGCCGCTCGACGCGCCGGACTTCCGCAGGCTCAACCCGACCGGGATCACCCCGCACGAGCAGAGCGGCAGCGGCACGCCCAGCAGCACGCTCTTCACCACGCCCCACGGGCCGCGGAGCTGGCGGTTGAGCCACCCGGCGGGCACCAGCACGTGCAGCAGCCCGCCGGCAAGCGCGCCCAGCAGCAGCCACGGGGCGAGCTCCAGCGTGATGGTCCAACAGGCAGCAAGGAATTCGAGAACGCGTGGCATAGGGGGGCAAACGATTGGGCGATGGCTTCCGGCCGCGGGTCGCGGCTACTAACGTAACGGTTGCCCACGACCGCGGCCGGGTCAAGGCCGGCCACCAAGCGGGAGGCCCGCGAATGCGAGAAACCGGCCCAGTGACCGCGAACCGGGGCGGCCCTACGGGTGACCCTGATGGTGACCTTCCAGGCAACAAGAACCCGACCGCCGGCAAACCAAGCACCCCCTTTTCCGCCATGCTGACCTTCCACGTCAACGAGCCCGCCCACCTCGACGCGTTCATCGCTCTTAACGAGGCCTGGATCACCGAGTACTTCGAGCTCGAGGAGGGAGACCGCCGGCTGGCAGCCGACCCCGGCGCGATCGCCAGGTCCGGCGGGGTGGTGATCTCCGCGATAGAGGACGGCGAGGTGGTGGGGGTGGGAGCCGTTGTACCGCTGGAGGACGGCGTCTGCGACTTCATCCGCTTCGCCGTCGACCCGAGCCGGAGGTCTCAGGGGATCGGCCGGCAGATCATCAACCTCGCGATCGAGCACGCCCGGGCGATGGGCGGCAAGCAGCTGACGCTGTACACCAACACCAAGCTCGAGGCGGCGCAGTCGTTGTACAAGTCGCTCGGATTTGTCGTCACGCACCGCGGCCCCCACCACGAGTACCGCCGCCCCGACCTGGTGATGTCGCTCGACCTCTAGACTAATTTAAGAACCTCTGTGCGAGTGACAGCAGGGTCGGGGCGACGGGTTGTGGCAATGCAGAGGGCAGGTGAAACGCCCGGCGTAGGCGGCTAGAATGACAGTTCTTGTCCCGCCCTGCTGGAGTCGCCGCCACGATGCCGTCCGCCGCTAACCGACGATTGTTTGCCGTGCTGTCGATCGCCCTCGCCGCCACGGTCTGGCGCGCCGCCGGCGCCTGCCAGGCGGCGGAGCCGACGCCGCTGATCTTTGACACCGACTTCGGCAACGACTGCGACGACGTGCTGGCCCTGGCGATGGTCCACACGCTCGCCGACCGCGGTGAGTGCGATCTGTTGGCGGTGACTGTCACCAAGGACCACCCGTACTCGGCGCCCTTCGTGGATGTCGTGAACACGTTTTACGGCCGGGGCGACACGCCGATCGGAGTCTGCCGCAGCGGCGTCACGCCGGACGAGGGCAAGTACAACGGACTCTGCCAAGCAACCGACGACGGCCAGTTTCGCTATCCGCACGACCTCACGAGCGGCGCCGACGCGCCCGACGCGGTCGCCGTGCTGAGAGAGTCGCTGGCGGCGGCAGCAGACCGCTCGGTCGTGATCTGCCAGGTCGGCTTCTCGACGAACCTCGCTGCGCTGCTCGCTTCTGCGGCCGACGAGCACAGCCCGCTGGCAGGCCGCGAGCTGATTGCTCAGAAGGTGCGGCTGCTGTCGGTCATGGCGGGCGCGTTCGAGTCGATCCCCGGCCCCGACGGCCAGCCTCGCATCCACCGCGAGTACAACGTCGAGCGCGACCTCGCGTCGGCCCAGACGCTCGCCGAGCAGTGGCCGACGCCGACTGTGTGGAGCGGGTTCGAGATCGGCATCGCCTTGCCGTACCCGCACGAGAGCATCGAGCAGGATTTCGGCTACTTCCCGCACCACCCGGTCGCCGAGGCCTACCGCTTGTACAGCCCGCCGCCGCACAACCGCCCGACGTGGGACCTCACCACGGTGCTCTACGCCGTACGCCCCGACGAGGGCTACTTCCGGCTCTCGCCACCCGGCCGCGTCACGATCGACGACAACGCCGTCACGCACTTCCAAGCCGAGGGCCACCGCGACCGCTACCTGATCATCGGCCCAGCGGCCCGCGAACGGGCGCTGGTGGCGATGGTAGAGCTGACGAGCGCCCGGCCGGCTACGGATCGGCCTTAGGGATCTCGATACCGTTGGGCGTGTCGGCAAACCAGTCGACCGTCACGGCGTAGCAGAACGCGCCGGCCGGTTCGGGTTCGTTGCCCTTGTCGTCCGGCGGCAGCGGCGCCATCAGCAGCGTCTGGCCCTTCTGCATCCGGCAGCGGGCGGTGAGCGTCCGCTTGGACATTCGCAGCGACTGCACCGTGACCTCCCGATTGGGCAGGGTCGTCGTGCCGACGTCGTCGATGTGCGAGAGCAGCAGCTGGCAGTTGAGGTCGAGCGTCTGGTCGTCGATGACCCGCGGCAGGACCCGCACCTCGGCGCCCTCGGACAGCACCGCGATGTTCGGTTGCGCGGCCGTGGCAGACTCGCCGCGGACGTAGTCGACGCCTAGCACAAACGGCGTTTGAGACTGGTCCCGGACCATCGCCTGCTGGCCGCTGAACAGGGTGACCTTCGGCGCCTGGTAGAGCCCGCGGCGGGGGTGCGCCTGCCACTTCTCGATCAGGGCATCGGTCGCGGCGGCGTCCAGTGTCGCCGCGATGAACGGCGAGTAGTCCACCACGACCGACTTGGTTGTGAACAGCGGTTCGTCCACATCGCCGTTGAAATCTAAGCCAGGCGTGGTTGAGTAGCCGCCCGCCGGGTGTGGAAATGGCGTCGCCACCGGCTCTTGCTCGATGTCGGGAAACGCGACCGAGCGGGTCCAGTCGACGCCCGGCAGGTCGTCCAGTTTGGCGGCCCTGATGACTCGCGTGCTGACGAACACCTGCCAGGTGTGGCCAGAACGCGCGACCTCCTCCAGCTGGGTGGAGAAGAGCTGGTGGACCGCCTTGGTCGCCCGCACGGCGACTCGGCGGGAGCCCTCGGGGGGTAACGCCCTGGGCTTTCCGCCTTGCATTCTTGAGAACGCCAGCAGCCATGCGCGCGGGTTCTCGGCATCGGGATGGACCTCTTGGATCTTGGCGAGTGCCTCCGAGAGATCGTAGGTCCGCAGCTCGACGGCGTCTGCGTCAGGGCCGTCGAACGCCCAGCTGTATGGACTGGTCTGTAGGGGCAGGCGGTCGTGCGCGTTGTCCGAACGTGAGGACGCCGGGTCGGTCAGCGTGACGACCGCGACGACCGCCAGCAACGCGGCGCCCAAGAGTTGCGGCGCGCGGCGGAAGCGGGGCGTGGCCTCGCTAAGGGCCTCGATCCGGGCGCCGAGCTCACGGGCAGAGCGAGCAAACCAAATCCCGACCAGCCCGGCGGCGGGCGCCGGCCCGGCCGATGCGAAGCGGAGCAGCAGGTCGGCGTAGTCCTTGAGCTGCGCGGCGGGCAGTCGGCGTCGGACCGCCTCGTCGCACGCCTGCTCGCGGTACCGCTCGTAGCGTCCGAGAGCGAGCCACGCGATTGGGTTGCACCAGTGCAACGCCCTCACCGGGGTTAGCAGCCACGCGGTCAGGCAGTCGCGGCGGCGGAGGTGGGCCGCCTCGTGCAGGGCGACCATGCGGAGCTCGTCGGAGGTGAGCGGCTCGTCCGCGGGCAGGCAGAGCGTCGGCCGCAGCACGCCAAACAGCGCCGGCGCGCCGAGGCTCGGCACACGCTTGATGCGCGGGCGGCGGACGCCGACCTCGTCGCACGCGTGCAGCACCACGTCGACAACCGAGGTGTCGTCCTCGGCTGGGCAACGACGCAGCTGCCAGGCGAACCTAACCGACGCCAGAGTGGCCCGCAGCAGCACCCAAGCAACGCCGGCCGGCCAGGCGGTCATGAGAATCCAGAACAGCACGTCGTCCCATATCGCACGAGATGGCGGCGCGGCGGGCGTGGCTGTGGCTGGGATGGTTGGGGAGGGCGTCGGAGAAGCAGCAGCGGTTTCCGTATGGTTGAGCTGCGGCTCTGCCACGGCGACCGCCGAGCGGTCACCCTCCAGCAGGCTCCACGCCCGCTGCACGCTATACAGGCTCTCCGGCGCGACCGGCATCATCAGCCTGGCCGCCACCAACAGCCACAGCGCGGCGCGGATGCCTGGGGCAATCCGCTTGCCGGCCACTCGGTCGACAAGCCACACCAGCAGCACCACCGCCACAGCGGCGATCCCGGCATTGGCAAAACATTCGAAGAGCTCTTCGATGGGATGAATGAAACCGCGCATGATCAAACCTTCCTTGGGGGATCAGTTGGACTTCTCGTCTAGCAGGCGACGCAGCTCGGCGACCTCCTGCTCGGTGAGCTTGGATGTCTTGACCAGGTGCATCAGCGCCGGCGCGGCGGCGCCGCCGAACACGCGGTCGAGAAACGAGCGGCTCTCACGCCGCACGCAGTCGCTGCGGCGGACGGCCGCGCGGTACAGGTAGCGTTTGCCGTCCCGCTCGTAGGAGAGGGCCTGCTTCTTCACCAGCCGGTGGAGCATGGTTTTCACCGTGGCGGCGGTCCAGCCGTTGGCCTCCGCCAGCTGCTCGACCACCTGCTGGGCCTCGACCGGCTGGCCCTCCCAGACGACGTTCATCACCAGCCACTCCGCGTCGGAAATAGCAACACTGCTTGCCATAGGGGCCTCCTTCCTTGTTGGCCGGCAATTTAGATTACATCTGTAAACGGTGTCAACGTGAGATCCCGCAGAATCTCGGGCCGCCCGCACCGGGAGCCGGCAGCAAGAGAATCTCTCAATCTGCCCGCTGCATGGTGGAAAGCAGCCCGCCCGGCGCGGTCAAATAGGGCGGCGACCTCTTCAACAAGTCAATCGGCAGGCGGGAGCAAGATATGGGGAGAGACACAACACGACCGACGCTCGCAGTCCTTGTGGCGCTCATCGCGGCCGGCGCCGCTACCGCCGAAGCCGAGCGACCCAACATCGTCTTCATCATGAGCGACGACCACGCCTACCAGGCGATCAGCGCCTACGACGGCTCGCTCAACCAGACGCCCAACCTCGATCGGCTGGCGGCCGAGGGCGTGCGGTTCGACCGCTGCTACGTGACCGACTCGATCTGCTCGCCGAGCCGCGCCTGCATCCTGACCGGCAAGTACGGTCACCGGAACGGCGTGACCAACAACTACACCAAGTTCGACGGCGGCCAGGTCACCTTCCCAAAACTGCTGCAGCGGGCCGGCTACCAGACCGCGATGATCGGTAAGTGGCACCTCGGGAGCGACCCCACCGGGTTCGACCACTGGGACATCTTGCCGGGGCAGGGCAAGTACTACCGGCCCGACTTCCGCACCGCCGACGGTCAACGCGCCGTCGACGGCTACGTGACCGACGTCACCACCGACCTGGCCGTGCGGTGGCTCACCGAGCAGCGGGCGACCGACAAGCCGTTCCTGTTGATGATGCACCACAAGGCGCCGCACCGCCCGTGGGACCCCGCGCCCGACAAACTGGCCGCGTACCGGGGACGCGAGTTCCCCCAGCCCGCCACCTTCGACGACGACTACCAGGGCCGGGCCTCGGCCGCGCGGCTCGCCGAGATGCGGATCGAGCAGATGCGGCCCAGCCCCGACCTGAAGATCTGGGACGACGACGACCGGCACCGGCGGTGGCTCTACAAGCACATGTCGGACGCGGCCCGCGCGAAGTGGGAGCAGGAGATCGACCCGCGGTGGGAGCAGTGGGCCGGCGGCAACGACCCTCGCGTGGGCGACCCGCCGCTGCAGAAACGCCGCTGGATGTGGGAGCTGTACCTGCAGGACTACCTGGCGTGCGTCGACTCGGTCGACGAGAGCGTCGGCCGCGTGCTCGCGACTCTGGAAGAGCAGGGCTTGGCCGACAACACGATTGTCGTCTACACCAGCGACCAGGGCTTCTACCTCGGCGAGCACGGCTGGTTCGACAAGCGGCTGATGTACGAGCAGTCGCTGCGGACGCCGCTGCTGATCCGCTGGCCGGCTGCCAGCAGTGTCGAGGCCGGGCGGGTAGAGAAGCAGATTGTGTCGAACGTCGACTTTGCCGCCACGTTCCTCGACGTGGCCGGCGCCGACGTGCCCGATGCAGTGCAGGGCCGCAGCTTCCTGCCGATGCTCAGCGGCCAGACGCCGCCGGACTGGCGGGAGGACTTATACTACCACTACCGCGAGGGGCCCGAGCGGGACCACGCGGTTGCGCGGCACGAGGGCGTGACCAACGGCCGGCTCAAGCTGATCCACTACTACGAGACTAGCGAGTGGGAGTTGTTTGACCTCGAGGCGGATCCCCACGAGGTGCGCAGCGTGTACGACACCCCTGCCTACGCCGAGCGGCAGACGCGGATGCATCACCGGCTCGGCGAGCTCCGCAAGGAGCTCGGCGTGCCGGACCCGACGCCCAACGGCCCGGTGGCCCTAGGCCAGTGAGCGGCGCCGCGACAAGAGCCATGTTCCCGTCGCGGCGAGCAGCAACAACGCAGCCGGCTCGGGTGCGTTGGCGGGAGTCGCCGCCGGCGCGGTGAGGCCGAAATGGTTCGCCCACGAATCGTAGTCGGCAGCGTTGTACTGACCGCGAGGGTTGTCTCGCCAGGTGGCGTAGTCGGCGGCGTCGACGAGGCCGTCCAGGTTGAAGTCGCCCGGCAGGGCCGCCACCGCGGCGACCTGGTAGGGCTGGTAGTCGATTGCCCAGACGAGGCCGTCACCAAGCTCCGGCAGCCCCGTGACCGCGTCGAACACTCCCTCGGTCGGGCCCATGAGGAAGGCGATTTCATCGCCGTAGCTTGGCGCAATGGCATCGGCGAAGTCGAAGCCGAGCGTACCGCCGAGGCTGCTCAGCTGGCTGACCCGCAGCACGCTGTGCAAGTTGGGCGTCAGGCCGTCGACCGCGATCCGCAGCTCGCCGGTCGCCGACTGCTGGAAGCCGCCCCGCACGAAGAGGTCCTCCGGGCCGGCGTCGGGTGCAATCAGCCCCGCGTTGTTGAGCGATGTGATGCTAGGCGTCTGGTCGTTCAGCAGCAGCTCGCCGTGCCCAGTGATGGCGGACCCCGTGTGGTTGTTGAGAAAGTTGGCGGTGAGGTCGCCGGCGACTTGGATGGTCGCGCCACTGGCGTTAATCAGCCACGGCGAGGAAATGTTGTTGCCGCTGCTGGCGGCCTCGATCACGCCGCGGTTGGTGAAGGATTGATTCTGCGAGACGACCAGAAAGTGTCCCTCGCCGGAGCCGGACAGCAGGCCGTTCTGCAGGAGGTAGCTGTTCGTTCCGAGGTTGATGGTGAGGCCGTCGGCCGCGTCGGCGATAATCGCCCCATTGTTGACGATGTCGTATCGGTACGCATTCATACCCCCGCTGCCGGTGATCCGGTGTCCGGCCGCGTTGGTGAGCAGGCCGACCGGGCCGGACCGCGGGCCGGTGAGGACGCGGTTGACCAGCCGCAGCTCGCCCTCGCCGCTCAGCGTGGTTGGTTGCCCGGCTAGGCTGCCGCTGCCCGTCAACTCGATCAGGGCGTTGTTGACGATGTTTCCGCCGAGGTTCCCCTGCTGAATCTGCAGGCGCCCCGCGTTTACGATGTCGCGCAGCGACCCGTTTGGGTCGCCGAGGGCGCCGTCAATGACAATCATGCCGTCGGCGATCTCTTCATCGGGGCTCGCGTCGGTAGTGAGTCGACCCCCACGCAAGGCGTAGGCCGAGACCACAGCGCCTGCTTCGGCGTGCACCCCGGCCGCCGTGGCGCCGAGCAAAACCTCGACCGATGGAAGCACAAGCGTCGAACCGGCGCGCGCGACCAGCAGCCCGTGATTGCGGATCTCTTTCCCGGGCGCGTAGCTTGTTCCGTCGCCCGCGACGCTCTCCACTACCCCGTGGTTGTCAAGGATAATCTGGTAGGAGCCCGACGGGCTGTTCGAGAGCAGCCGAAGGGTGTTGTCGCGGTTCGTGACAACAACATCCGCCGGCGTGCCGCCCTGCTCGGCTTCAAACCGTCCGCTACCCGCCAGCACCACCATGCCGCCCCCAGCGAGCTCGAGGCCCCCGGACACCACCAGCAGTT is drawn from Posidoniimonas polymericola and contains these coding sequences:
- a CDS encoding response regulator; this translates as MTALTTSQVRIVIAEDDPSSREMLVRLLAKLGYEVACAVENGADLLDRCREERFDVVLADLDMPQMDGLEAAEEIAKLGQPCILISGHADLHQIVLDREPIISALSKPVLLPELEQAIRRALG
- a CDS encoding permease, which encodes MPRVLEFLAACWTITLELAPWLLLGALAGGLLHVLVPAGWLNRQLRGPWGVVKSVLLGVPLPLCSCGVIPVGLSLRKSGASSGAAVGFLISTPQTGVDSVLVSATMLGWPFAVFKLAAAAVTGVVGGWLADAVDDTPSGFALPIAQDEPPAPRSLGEVLSYAQMLLKSLWRWLVLGVVASALIGVLLPPNALSGLSAGGGAVWGDLAAMLLTLVISVPLYVCATASVPIAASLVAGGLPTGAALVFLMAGPATNLATIGAVRKALGGRALAVYLGVIIAGSVAAGLLFEAVIPAAAVTEMLHHQHQNWWSAASAVVLLALVGKFAAEELAAWRRAKQPLPASDSGQSIGVDGMTCGGCVAKLERTLRADSDIQQASVTLSPGRAVVEGPVTAARLAELVRAAGFTPR
- a CDS encoding GNAT family N-acetyltransferase, with the protein product MLTFHVNEPAHLDAFIALNEAWITEYFELEEGDRRLAADPGAIARSGGVVISAIEDGEVVGVGAVVPLEDGVCDFIRFAVDPSRRSQGIGRQIINLAIEHARAMGGKQLTLYTNTKLEAAQSLYKSLGFVVTHRGPHHEYRRPDLVMSLDL
- a CDS encoding nucleoside hydrolase → MPSAANRRLFAVLSIALAATVWRAAGACQAAEPTPLIFDTDFGNDCDDVLALAMVHTLADRGECDLLAVTVTKDHPYSAPFVDVVNTFYGRGDTPIGVCRSGVTPDEGKYNGLCQATDDGQFRYPHDLTSGADAPDAVAVLRESLAAAADRSVVICQVGFSTNLAALLASAADEHSPLAGRELIAQKVRLLSVMAGAFESIPGPDGQPRIHREYNVERDLASAQTLAEQWPTPTVWSGFEIGIALPYPHESIEQDFGYFPHHPVAEAYRLYSPPPHNRPTWDLTTVLYAVRPDEGYFRLSPPGRVTIDDNAVTHFQAEGHRDRYLIIGPAARERALVAMVELTSARPATDRP
- a CDS encoding M56 family metallopeptidase, with protein sequence MRGFIHPIEELFECFANAGIAAVAVVLLVWLVDRVAGKRIAPGIRAALWLLVAARLMMPVAPESLYSVQRAWSLLEGDRSAVAVAEPQLNHTETAAASPTPSPTIPATATPAAPPSRAIWDDVLFWILMTAWPAGVAWVLLRATLASVRFAWQLRRCPAEDDTSVVDVVLHACDEVGVRRPRIKRVPSLGAPALFGVLRPTLCLPADEPLTSDELRMVALHEAAHLRRRDCLTAWLLTPVRALHWCNPIAWLALGRYERYREQACDEAVRRRLPAAQLKDYADLLLRFASAGPAPAAGLVGIWFARSARELGARIEALSEATPRFRRAPQLLGAALLAVVAVVTLTDPASSRSDNAHDRLPLQTSPYSWAFDGPDADAVELRTYDLSEALAKIQEVHPDAENPRAWLLAFSRMQGGKPRALPPEGSRRVAVRATKAVHQLFSTQLEEVARSGHTWQVFVSTRVIRAAKLDDLPGVDWTRSVAFPDIEQEPVATPFPHPAGGYSTTPGLDFNGDVDEPLFTTKSVVVDYSPFIAATLDAAATDALIEKWQAHPRRGLYQAPKVTLFSGQQAMVRDQSQTPFVLGVDYVRGESATAAQPNIAVLSEGAEVRVLPRVIDDQTLDLNCQLLLSHIDDVGTTTLPNREVTVQSLRMSKRTLTARCRMQKGQTLLMAPLPPDDKGNEPEPAGAFCYAVTVDWFADTPNGIEIPKADP
- a CDS encoding BlaI/MecI/CopY family transcriptional regulator produces the protein MASSVAISDAEWLVMNVVWEGQPVEAQQVVEQLAEANGWTAATVKTMLHRLVKKQALSYERDGKRYLYRAAVRRSDCVRRESRSFLDRVFGGAAAPALMHLVKTSKLTEQEVAELRRLLDEKSN
- a CDS encoding sulfatase family protein, yielding MALIAAGAATAEAERPNIVFIMSDDHAYQAISAYDGSLNQTPNLDRLAAEGVRFDRCYVTDSICSPSRACILTGKYGHRNGVTNNYTKFDGGQVTFPKLLQRAGYQTAMIGKWHLGSDPTGFDHWDILPGQGKYYRPDFRTADGQRAVDGYVTDVTTDLAVRWLTEQRATDKPFLLMMHHKAPHRPWDPAPDKLAAYRGREFPQPATFDDDYQGRASAARLAEMRIEQMRPSPDLKIWDDDDRHRRWLYKHMSDAARAKWEQEIDPRWEQWAGGNDPRVGDPPLQKRRWMWELYLQDYLACVDSVDESVGRVLATLEEQGLADNTIVVYTSDQGFYLGEHGWFDKRLMYEQSLRTPLLIRWPAASSVEAGRVEKQIVSNVDFAATFLDVAGADVPDAVQGRSFLPMLSGQTPPDWREDLYYHYREGPERDHAVARHEGVTNGRLKLIHYYETSEWELFDLEADPHEVRSVYDTPAYAERQTRMHHRLGELRKELGVPDPTPNGPVALGQ